The following are encoded together in the Candidatus Methylomirabilis oxygeniifera genome:
- a CDS encoding putative THIAMINE BIOSYNTHESIS LIPOPROTEIN APBE TRANSMEMBRANE (modular protein) (Evidence 3 : Function proposed based on presence of conserved amino acid motif, structural feature or limited homology) codes for MSRRDLTILDECGLSRRRFLAAIAGGAGGMLFGLLSPGTARGNSKMRTLTLGRVLMGTVVEIEANHPDPSIARSAIEAGLQRMENVDRLMTVFRYDSEIGLVNRVAATRAVAVGQETFTVLTEAERIGLTSGGAFDVTIHPLVQLWHGTTKEGRLPSSQAIEATLGLVGHDGLSLDPDNRSVRLQRAGMGIDLGGIAKGYAVDVAAETLRHDGVHGGLIDAGGDLRVVGRNRDGDIWKIGLRHPLASSRLLLSVLVEDAAVATSGNYFRYVTVDGRQYGHLLHPRAGTPADTALSATVIARSAIRADALATAAMVHGTGAMDFIQRVRGVEGIVVNPLARHPEKVSVQITPGLRGRVELLDRFAELEG; via the coding sequence GTGAGCCGACGCGATCTGACGATCCTTGATGAGTGTGGCCTCAGCCGCAGACGGTTCCTTGCGGCGATCGCGGGAGGCGCCGGGGGAATGCTCTTTGGGTTGCTCTCGCCCGGAACGGCACGGGGCAACTCGAAGATGCGCACGCTGACCCTCGGTCGTGTGCTTATGGGCACGGTCGTGGAGATCGAGGCGAATCACCCCGACCCTTCGATCGCCAGAAGCGCGATCGAGGCAGGCCTTCAGCGGATGGAGAACGTAGATCGCCTGATGACCGTCTTTCGATACGACAGTGAGATCGGCTTGGTGAACCGCGTGGCCGCCACACGCGCGGTCGCAGTCGGGCAGGAGACCTTCACTGTCCTGACAGAGGCTGAGCGTATAGGGCTGACAAGTGGCGGGGCCTTTGATGTCACCATCCACCCGTTGGTACAGCTTTGGCACGGCACGACGAAGGAAGGCCGGCTTCCGTCATCGCAGGCGATCGAGGCGACACTCGGCCTGGTGGGCCATGATGGGCTGTCGCTTGACCCTGACAATCGCAGCGTTCGGCTGCAGCGCGCCGGGATGGGTATCGATCTGGGAGGGATCGCGAAGGGGTATGCCGTCGATGTCGCCGCAGAGACATTGAGGCATGACGGCGTACACGGCGGGTTGATCGACGCGGGGGGCGACCTGCGAGTTGTCGGCCGCAACCGGGACGGCGATATCTGGAAGATCGGCCTGCGGCATCCCCTTGCTTCTTCGAGGCTGTTGCTCTCGGTGCTGGTTGAGGATGCGGCGGTGGCAACATCCGGCAATTACTTTCGCTACGTCACCGTTGACGGGCGGCAGTATGGACATCTGCTGCACCCGAGAGCCGGAACGCCGGCGGATACCGCACTGAGCGCCACCGTCATCGCCCGGAGCGCGATACGCGCCGACGCTCTGGCTACTGCTGCCATGGTCCACGGGACAGGCGCGATGGATTTTATCCAGCGCGTGCGCGGGGTCGAAGGAATCGTGGTCAACCCGCTCGCTCGCCATCCGGAGAAGGTCTCGGTGCAGATCACGCCGGGGCTTCGCGGTCGGGTGGAACTTCTGGATCGCTTTGCTGAACTTGAAGGGTAA
- a CDS encoding Hephaestin precursor (fragment) produces MHDLRRSFVVRRSDRNREWSLLLLLVVPVLTMLMGCTSALAQQTRTYFIGAIDLDWDYAPTGINQISGAAFGETENVFVQSGKERIGKVYQKAAYREFTDGTFTTLKPIDPKWQHLGILGPAIRGEVGDVIQVTFKNMTGFPASMHPHGVFYRKDSEGAPYNDGTSGSDVADDAVPPGGTHTYTWEVRERSGPGPMDGSTVLWMYHSHPDEPKDTNTGLVGPLIVTRKGAANPDGSPKDVDREFVTLFTVFDENVSHYLEQNVERFTSKPRRVLKKRLEDEDFRESNLMHAVNGYVYGNLPGLTMKQGERVRWYLLSIGTEVDLHTPHWHGQTALLMGMRMDMVELLAGSMKTMDMVPDNPGTWLYHCHVNDHITAGMMALFTVTE; encoded by the coding sequence ATGCACGACTTACGACGATCTTTTGTTGTACGCCGATCAGACCGGAACCGGGAATGGAGTCTTCTTCTGCTGCTGGTCGTTCCCGTCCTCACGATGCTGATGGGGTGTACATCCGCCTTAGCTCAGCAGACCCGCACGTACTTTATCGGCGCCATCGATCTGGACTGGGACTACGCCCCGACCGGCATCAACCAGATCAGCGGTGCCGCGTTCGGCGAGACCGAAAATGTGTTCGTGCAAAGCGGCAAAGAGCGGATCGGTAAAGTGTACCAGAAAGCCGCCTACCGCGAGTTTACGGATGGCACCTTTACGACGCTCAAGCCTATCGATCCGAAATGGCAACATTTAGGCATCCTGGGTCCCGCTATCCGGGGAGAAGTCGGGGATGTCATTCAGGTTACGTTTAAGAACATGACCGGCTTCCCCGCCAGTATGCACCCGCACGGCGTGTTCTACAGGAAGGACTCGGAGGGTGCCCCATATAATGACGGCACGTCCGGTTCTGATGTGGCTGATGATGCCGTTCCCCCCGGCGGAACCCATACCTATACCTGGGAGGTTCGGGAGCGATCCGGTCCCGGTCCCATGGATGGCAGTACCGTCCTCTGGATGTATCACTCCCACCCCGACGAGCCGAAAGACACGAATACCGGCCTGGTCGGGCCGCTTATTGTCACGCGGAAAGGGGCCGCGAACCCGGATGGTTCTCCCAAGGACGTAGACCGGGAGTTCGTCACGCTCTTCACTGTTTTTGATGAAAACGTCAGCCATTATTTAGAGCAGAACGTTGAACGATTCACTAGCAAGCCGCGCCGGGTGCTAAAGAAGCGACTGGAGGATGAGGATTTTCGGGAAAGTAACCTCATGCATGCGGTCAACGGCTACGTCTATGGCAACCTGCCTGGATTGACCATGAAGCAGGGCGAACGCGTGCGCTGGTACCTGCTTAGCATCGGGACCGAGGTTGACCTGCATACGCCGCACTGGCACGGTCAGACTGCGCTGCTGATGGGAATGCGCATGGACATGGTGGAGCTGCTGGCTGGAAGCATGAAGACGATGGACATGGTGCCGGACAATCCTGGCACCTGGCTGTATCACTGCCACGTCAACGACCACATCACTGCGGGCATGATGGCGCTGTTTACGGTTACTGAATAG
- a CDS encoding Putative ABC transporter (ATP binding protein) (Evidence 3 : Function proposed based on presence of conserved amino acid motif, structural feature or limited homology; Product type pt : putative transporter) has protein sequence MTVAGTKVIQLEQISHSKRVKAAQISSPRPTVIRIEQVSKRYGGGSVMAVEEVSFAVEKGEILALLGPSGCGKTTTLRLIAGFEAPDSGRIEIGGRMVAHDTVFLPPEQRGVGMVFQSYALFPHLTVLENVAFGLRQWSGEQQRDRIAEALDLVGLSKLEGRYPHELSGGQQQRVALARALAPSPQVVLLDEPFSNLDADMRAQMREDVRSILRQAGTTAIFVTHDQEEAFVIADQVGVLNHGHLEQLDHPEAIYHTPASRFVARFVGSADFIPGLIQGERITTELGILPNQRGLSGGQAVEVMIRPDDIDLIPDQAGKAIVLTRQFRGADNLYCVRLPSGQKIHSSQDSTRIIEPGTLVVVKANPTHVVCFDINGVAQ, from the coding sequence ATGACGGTGGCAGGAACGAAGGTCATTCAGTTGGAACAGATCAGCCATTCCAAGAGGGTCAAGGCTGCACAGATCTCATCGCCGCGCCCTACGGTGATCCGGATCGAGCAGGTCAGTAAACGCTATGGAGGCGGATCGGTCATGGCGGTCGAGGAGGTCTCTTTTGCTGTCGAGAAAGGAGAGATTCTGGCTTTGCTCGGGCCGAGCGGTTGTGGAAAGACAACAACCCTCCGCCTGATCGCCGGGTTCGAGGCTCCAGATAGCGGCCGGATCGAGATCGGCGGCCGAATGGTCGCCCACGACACTGTCTTTCTGCCGCCGGAGCAGCGGGGTGTAGGAATGGTGTTCCAAAGCTATGCACTCTTCCCGCACCTCACGGTCCTCGAGAACGTTGCGTTCGGCCTGCGCCAGTGGAGTGGGGAACAGCAACGCGACCGGATTGCGGAGGCGCTCGACCTCGTTGGGCTCTCGAAGCTTGAGGGGCGATATCCCCACGAGCTTTCCGGTGGGCAACAGCAACGGGTTGCACTGGCCCGCGCGTTGGCCCCGAGCCCGCAGGTCGTGTTGTTGGATGAGCCGTTCAGCAACCTGGACGCCGACATGCGGGCGCAGATGCGGGAAGATGTCCGTTCGATTCTCCGCCAGGCTGGGACGACGGCGATCTTCGTGACGCATGATCAGGAGGAGGCGTTTGTCATCGCCGATCAGGTCGGGGTATTAAACCACGGTCACCTGGAGCAGCTTGACCATCCTGAGGCGATCTACCACACTCCGGCCAGCCGTTTTGTCGCCCGGTTCGTCGGCTCTGCCGATTTCATCCCCGGCCTCATCCAAGGTGAGAGAATCACTACGGAGTTGGGTATATTGCCGAATCAGCGAGGACTCTCGGGAGGACAGGCGGTGGAGGTGATGATCCGACCCGACGATATTGACCTGATCCCCGATCAGGCGGGTAAGGCGATCGTCCTGACCAGACAGTTCCGTGGCGCCGACAACCTCTACTGCGTGCGACTGCCGTCCGGTCAGAAGATCCATAGCAGTCAGGATTCAACGAGGATTATTGAGCCGGGGACTCTGGTCGTCGTCAAGGCCAACCCAACGCACGTGGTCTGTTTTGATATCAATGGAGTCGCACAGTGA
- a CDS encoding Iron(III) ABC transporter permease protein, with protein MGPGPAAVAGTVLIILLTASPLAALLISVFAGGIKAFSILADSSILLLIGRTMLLAALATLWAMILGLPPAWILTRTDLPGRRILLAVAVLPLAIPPYIGAFTYITLLGPVGWANTAYQAVGGSGPIVNIYGLWGGVFVLGLFTYPYILLMAGSALKGSDPALEEAARAVGLGPIDAFRRVTLPLLRPSLLAGALLVFLYALSDFGAVSLLRVNTFTTEIFHQLNTRFDQRNAAVLSTMLILITAIVLMAQRGSLGRRSFVQRRSGVRPPTIYPLGRWKLPALCCTYIVLGASVFLPVTLLFYQTGSPMSLLYALIAGHRFLWNSLWTATVAATVASGLGLFVAYLALRRPGPAGLLLTSATQLGYAIPGTVLGLSLILLYNAYLPWVYGTAAMVILGYLLRFLPQAVQGNTAALVQVDSSLEEAARSLGRSDWQALREVTFPLIRPGIAAGWMLVFISSMKELAATLLLRPAGFDTLPVRIWIASIEVDYAGAAATSLILIAITAVPLFLITRRDATLSQLD; from the coding sequence ATGGGTCCCGGGCCTGCAGCCGTTGCCGGTACAGTACTGATCATCCTGCTGACGGCCTCCCCCCTCGCCGCTCTCTTGATCTCAGTCTTTGCCGGGGGGATAAAAGCCTTTTCGATTCTGGCCGACAGCTCCATCCTTTTGCTGATCGGACGAACCATGCTGCTTGCCGCTCTCGCCACGTTGTGGGCCATGATCCTCGGGCTACCGCCGGCCTGGATCCTCACCCGCACGGACCTTCCAGGGCGGCGTATCCTCCTGGCGGTGGCCGTACTGCCGCTGGCGATTCCCCCATATATTGGCGCCTTCACGTACATTACGCTGCTCGGCCCGGTCGGCTGGGCCAACACGGCGTATCAGGCCGTAGGCGGCAGCGGACCGATCGTCAATATCTACGGCCTGTGGGGCGGCGTCTTCGTGCTTGGCCTGTTCACCTATCCCTACATCTTGCTCATGGCTGGTAGCGCCTTGAAGGGCTCCGACCCGGCTCTTGAAGAGGCGGCCAGGGCTGTAGGTCTTGGGCCGATCGACGCCTTCCGGCGGGTGACGCTCCCCCTGCTGCGCCCCAGCCTTCTGGCCGGCGCCTTGCTGGTCTTCCTATACGCGCTTTCAGATTTTGGCGCCGTCTCATTGCTGCGAGTGAACACCTTTACGACCGAGATCTTTCATCAGCTCAATACCCGTTTCGACCAGCGAAACGCCGCCGTCCTTTCTACGATGCTGATCCTCATCACGGCCATAGTCTTAATGGCCCAACGGGGAAGTCTGGGCCGCCGCAGCTTTGTCCAGAGGCGAAGCGGTGTCAGGCCACCCACCATCTACCCGCTTGGGCGATGGAAGCTCCCGGCCCTCTGCTGCACCTACATCGTCCTTGGTGCCTCGGTATTTCTGCCGGTTACGCTGCTGTTCTACCAAACCGGCTCGCCGATGAGCCTCCTATATGCGCTCATTGCCGGCCACCGTTTTCTGTGGAACAGCCTCTGGACGGCGACCGTGGCGGCGACTGTTGCATCAGGGCTTGGGCTCTTTGTCGCCTACCTTGCCCTGCGCCGGCCGGGACCGGCCGGACTACTGCTTACGTCCGCCACCCAGCTCGGATATGCAATCCCCGGTACAGTCCTTGGGTTAAGTCTGATCCTCCTGTACAATGCCTACCTGCCCTGGGTCTACGGGACCGCCGCTATGGTGATTCTCGGCTACCTCTTGCGGTTTCTGCCGCAGGCGGTTCAGGGTAATACCGCCGCGCTGGTGCAGGTCGATTCGAGTCTGGAGGAGGCAGCCCGCAGCCTCGGCCGATCCGATTGGCAGGCACTTCGGGAGGTGACCTTCCCGCTTATTCGACCAGGGATTGCAGCGGGATGGATGCTCGTATTCATCTCGTCGATGAAGGAGTTGGCGGCCACGCTCCTCCTACGTCCGGCCGGTTTCGATACCTTGCCGGTCAGGATATGGATCGCCTCTATTGAGGTCGATTACGCCGGTGCCGCGGCAACCTCGCTGATTCTTATCGCCATCACCGCGGTTCCCCTCTTCCTGATCACCAGACGTGATGCCACCTTGTCACAGCTCGATTGA
- a CDS encoding Iron(III) ABC transporter iron (III)-binding protein, whose protein sequence is MYGYLRVLSCWAFVLATLLFVCVDASASASELVIYSGRKESAIKPVVDLFERETGIKVALKVGKTSGLANEILQERQRPRADILIATEAGICEILVREGLLEPYVSPGARAIPAEHKSSRGLWTGISGRARVIIYNTDLVKGGDIPNSVLDLTDAKWKGKIAIAGTRERTTLSWLSALVQVMSEAKAKTYIDKLMENGLKVLPDNSDVWRGVGSGEFAVGLTNSPNYHLALEANLPVGVIYPDQGPRGMGVLVNPNAVAIVKGSKNLNQAKRFVDFLLSKPAQELLVKHAFEIPLLPGIDPGLVRPLSGFKTLQIKQERLADLEDRTITLFPGL, encoded by the coding sequence ATGTATGGGTACCTGCGAGTCCTGTCCTGTTGGGCGTTTGTGCTTGCCACCTTGTTATTTGTGTGTGTAGACGCGTCCGCATCAGCCTCCGAGTTGGTCATCTACTCCGGCCGCAAGGAGAGCGCCATCAAGCCGGTCGTAGATCTCTTTGAGCGCGAGACCGGCATCAAGGTAGCGTTGAAGGTCGGGAAGACATCCGGCCTTGCGAACGAGATCCTCCAGGAGCGGCAGCGGCCGAGAGCCGATATCCTTATCGCCACCGAGGCGGGCATCTGCGAGATTCTTGTGCGAGAAGGGCTCCTGGAGCCGTACGTCTCTCCCGGTGCTCGTGCGATACCGGCCGAGCACAAGAGTTCCCGCGGGCTGTGGACCGGCATCTCCGGCCGCGCCAGGGTCATCATTTACAATACGGATCTGGTCAAGGGCGGCGACATTCCGAACTCCGTATTGGACCTGACCGACGCGAAGTGGAAGGGGAAGATCGCCATAGCCGGGACGCGCGAGCGGACAACTCTTTCCTGGCTGAGCGCCCTGGTCCAGGTGATGAGCGAGGCGAAGGCCAAGACCTACATCGATAAGCTTATGGAGAACGGCCTGAAGGTGTTGCCGGACAACTCCGATGTCTGGCGTGGCGTAGGGAGCGGGGAGTTTGCTGTGGGATTGACCAACTCGCCCAACTATCATTTGGCGCTTGAGGCCAACCTGCCGGTTGGGGTCATTTATCCGGATCAGGGGCCGCGAGGGATGGGCGTTCTCGTCAATCCGAACGCTGTGGCCATCGTCAAGGGTTCAAAAAACCTTAACCAGGCCAAACGTTTTGTGGATTTCCTCCTCAGTAAGCCGGCACAGGAGCTCCTGGTGAAACACGCCTTCGAGATCCCGCTCCTGCCCGGAATAGATCCCGGCCTGGTCAGACCTCTCTCGGGATTCAAGACATTGCAGATTAAACAAGAGCGCCTGGCGGACCTGGAGGATCGGACGATCACCCTCTTCCCCGGTCTGTAA
- a CDS encoding conserved protein of unknown function (Evidence 4 : Homologs of previously reported genes of unknown function), which yields MGSKLQKLTVEQRYHAQQVTLGSPRTRYGILARLLFMTMDLVYGRRKTLSKFKVLELIARVPYQSWENVAYVAITHMYADREFSRRVFDRVKEAREAQDNEMWHLLILEELTHARGIKESFFLYRVLPQVIAFLYYHTCWFLYVVKPSWGYLLNAQFEDHAEHEYMEFVAENPQLELEPFKSLFEEDYASFESMADMFRQIGHDERMHKEESLEAIAMARFQ from the coding sequence ATGGGTTCGAAACTGCAGAAACTTACCGTCGAACAACGCTACCACGCGCAGCAAGTCACACTCGGCTCTCCGAGGACAAGATACGGCATCTTGGCCCGTCTGCTCTTCATGACGATGGACCTTGTGTACGGTCGCCGAAAGACACTCAGCAAATTCAAGGTGCTGGAACTTATCGCCCGCGTCCCGTATCAGTCCTGGGAGAACGTCGCCTACGTTGCCATTACTCACATGTATGCAGATCGTGAGTTTTCCCGCCGGGTCTTCGACCGGGTCAAGGAAGCTCGCGAGGCGCAAGACAACGAGATGTGGCACCTGCTTATCCTGGAGGAACTTACCCACGCCCGCGGAATCAAGGAAAGTTTTTTCCTCTATCGCGTCTTGCCTCAGGTGATCGCCTTTCTCTATTACCATACCTGCTGGTTTCTGTACGTCGTCAAGCCGTCGTGGGGGTATCTGTTGAACGCTCAATTTGAGGACCATGCGGAGCACGAATATATGGAATTCGTCGCGGAAAATCCCCAACTCGAACTTGAGCCTTTCAAAAGCCTCTTTGAGGAGGACTACGCCTCCTTTGAGAGCATGGCGGACATGTTTCGCCAAATCGGGCATGATGAGCGGATGCACAAGGAAGAGAGTCTGGAAGCCATCGCGATGGCCCGATTCCAGTGA
- a CDS encoding protein of unknown function (Evidence 5 : No homology to any previously reported sequences) produces the protein MCGAWGQRSFHLSVADLRAQHDKDIHFQLYRTLVRLFVGLSRPLSHELRVLCRRRHCSPGRGRTAPICGTECGTRACERPVPGAPRSQRSQTR, from the coding sequence GTGTGCGGTGCGTGGGGGCAGCGGTCATTCCACCTCTCGGTTGCGGATCTGCGGGCACAGCATGACAAAGACATTCATTTTCAATTATATCGGACACTAGTACGGCTCTTCGTGGGCCTTAGCCGGCCCCTATCGCATGAACTCCGGGTCCTCTGCCGGCGCCGGCACTGCAGTCCCGGCAGAGGCCGTACAGCTCCAATTTGTGGTACTGAATGTGGAACCCGAGCCTGCGAACGACCTGTTCCTGGAGCGCCTCGATCTCAACGCTCGCAAACTCGGTAA
- a CDS encoding exported protein of unknown function (Evidence 5 : No homology to any previously reported sequences), which yields MNSGSSAGAGTAVPAEAVQLQFVVLNVEPEPANDLFLERLDLNARKLGNLAALGADDVIVVALAGGMFEQGASVSELPLMGKPGILQEFQRPIDGNETDPLVPTPHPAVEAFGADVGRGGEESPRDQLALASRLQPGSMEVLLKLEQFILHSRR from the coding sequence ATGAACTCCGGGTCCTCTGCCGGCGCCGGCACTGCAGTCCCGGCAGAGGCCGTACAGCTCCAATTTGTGGTACTGAATGTGGAACCCGAGCCTGCGAACGACCTGTTCCTGGAGCGCCTCGATCTCAACGCTCGCAAACTCGGTAATCTTGCCGCACTCGGTGCAGATGATGTGATCGTGGTGGCGCTCGCTGGAGGCATGTTCGAACAGGGCGCGTCCGTCTCCGAATTGCCGCTCATGGGCAAGCCCGGCATCCTTCAGGAGTTTCAGCGTCCGATAGACGGTAACGAGACCGATCCGCTGGTGCCGACTCCCCACCCGGCGGTAGAGGCCTTCGGCGCTGACGTGGGTCGTGGTGGCGAAGAAAGCCCGCGCGATCAACTCGCGCTGGCGAGTCGCCTTCAGCCCGGCTCGATGGAGGTATTGTTGAAACTGGAACAGTTTATCCTGCATAGTCGAAGATAA
- a CDS encoding protein of unknown function (Evidence 5 : No homology to any previously reported sequences), with the protein MGCLAAIMRPFVLFINDEIPVSAYNYADVVPWSAMPGRERIEEVMVHYRARGHGPYFNFTLEMAPKGLAEALQAAGCALESSKHVMFQREAVDLPIPADVRLGETGPEDMRDAERILGVSFGPGDSAWQEPTLRARLVARMHAAGMRQIGLWVAGQLAASVHLHTTVGVGHITGMATAPEFRGRGLAGLLTAHAARIARQEGAALVTLEVATAEAERVYLRIGFSRAAQRVEYVAKA; encoded by the coding sequence ATGGGTTGCCTGGCAGCCATTATGCGCCCGTTCGTCCTGTTCATAAATGACGAGATTCCCGTATCCGCCTACAACTATGCCGACGTCGTACCGTGGAGCGCAATGCCAGGGCGCGAGCGCATCGAGGAGGTCATGGTACACTACCGTGCGCGGGGCCATGGCCCGTACTTTAATTTTACGCTTGAGATGGCGCCTAAGGGGCTGGCCGAAGCATTGCAGGCGGCAGGTTGCGCGCTCGAGTCCAGCAAGCACGTGATGTTTCAACGCGAGGCGGTCGACCTGCCGATACCGGCAGACGTGCGCCTTGGCGAGACGGGGCCTGAGGATATGCGGGACGCAGAGCGCATTCTGGGCGTCAGCTTCGGCCCTGGCGACTCGGCGTGGCAGGAGCCAACATTGCGTGCCCGGCTGGTTGCGCGCATGCATGCGGCAGGCATGCGCCAAATCGGCCTCTGGGTCGCGGGACAACTTGCCGCCTCGGTACATCTTCATACAACCGTCGGCGTAGGACATATTACCGGAATGGCAACCGCTCCCGAGTTTCGCGGGCGCGGCCTCGCGGGGCTGCTTACAGCGCACGCAGCACGGATTGCCAGACAAGAAGGTGCCGCACTCGTCACGCTCGAGGTTGCCACAGCAGAGGCAGAGCGTGTCTACTTGCGCATCGGATTCAGCCGCGCGGCGCAACGGGTTGAATACGTCGCTAAAGCGTAA
- a CDS encoding protein of unknown function (Evidence 5 : No homology to any previously reported sequences), giving the protein MRNTGNNKAFRLKAEVYQSSRKARFESFKTFFSPSARLTGISDKVFLGRTTLQCPGVLRNLPCRA; this is encoded by the coding sequence TTGAGGAACACTGGCAACAACAAGGCGTTTAGGCTGAAGGCTGAAGTATATCAATCATCACGCAAGGCGCGATTCGAGTCATTCAAGACCTTTTTCAGTCCATCTGCGCGGTTGACAGGCATATCCGATAAGGTGTTTCTTGGACGCACCACTTTGCAATGCCCTGGAGTCTTACGAAACCTACCTTGTCGAGCGTAA
- a CDS encoding putative esterase/lipase (Evidence 3 : Function proposed based on presence of conserved amino acid motif, structural feature or limited homology; Product type pe : putative enzyme) encodes MPKVRVGQIELFYEEDGCGEPVVWIHGLGIDHRIWGLQMPLFTRHFRCLAFDNRDAGQSNRSPNSYTIKTMADDAVRLMDALAIDKAHIVGLSMGGAVAQELAIAHPARVQRLVLVSTYTSSDRRGADVLSSFALMRGRFSREEYARATSPWVFTYQDYLIPGFVDLAIARFLEDPYFVPADVYIRQVEAALSHFTEDRLSRITAPTLIVAGDDDLLTPMRFARTLYEQIPGAKLAVIRDGGHAVILTHAEEFNRLTLSFLEEHWQQQGV; translated from the coding sequence ATGCCAAAGGTCCGAGTCGGCCAGATCGAGCTGTTCTACGAGGAAGATGGCTGCGGCGAGCCGGTCGTCTGGATCCACGGGCTCGGCATTGACCATCGGATCTGGGGGCTGCAGATGCCGCTGTTCACCCGGCACTTCCGGTGCCTGGCGTTCGATAACCGCGACGCCGGTCAAAGCAATCGCTCGCCGAATTCCTATACGATTAAGACCATGGCCGATGATGCCGTTCGCCTGATGGACGCACTCGCCATTGATAAGGCCCACATCGTCGGCCTGTCCATGGGCGGGGCGGTTGCCCAGGAGTTGGCAATCGCCCATCCCGCCAGGGTCCAGCGACTGGTCCTCGTCTCGACCTACACCTCATCCGACCGACGCGGGGCCGACGTATTGAGCTCGTTCGCGCTGATGCGGGGTCGTTTCAGCCGCGAGGAGTATGCGCGGGCCACCAGTCCATGGGTATTCACGTACCAGGACTATCTCATCCCGGGATTCGTGGACTTGGCCATTGCCCGATTTCTGGAGGACCCGTACTTCGTCCCGGCCGACGTCTATATTCGCCAGGTTGAGGCCGCGCTTAGCCACTTCACTGAAGATCGCTTGAGCCGGATAACTGCGCCGACTCTGATCGTGGCCGGCGATGACGATCTCCTGACCCCGATGCGCTTTGCCAGGACTCTTTACGAGCAGATCCCTGGCGCCAAACTGGCTGTGATCCGTGACGGCGGACACGCAGTGATCCTCACCCACGCCGAGGAGTTTAACCGCCTTACCCTGTCGTTCCTTGAGGAACACTGGCAACAACAAGGCGTTTAG
- a CDS encoding protein of unknown function (Evidence 5 : No homology to any previously reported sequences): MHSLSFDLSREEKGCQAVAMRVRTRGLIDSFHLRAYNRLYAKGPSRPDRAVLRGRWLRRAGRLDPRARH, from the coding sequence TTGCATTCCCTCTCATTTGACCTTAGCCGAGAGGAGAAGGGGTGTCAAGCAGTCGCGATGCGCGTGCGCACGCGTGGATTGATTGACAGCTTTCACCTGCGCGCTTACAATCGCCTCTATGCCAAAGGTCCGAGTCGGCCAGATCGAGCTGTTCTACGAGGAAGATGGCTGCGGCGAGCCGGTCGTCTGGATCCACGGGCTCGGCATTGA